The Rhizobium brockwellii genome window below encodes:
- a CDS encoding peptidase domain-containing ABC transporter produces the protein MSGFLHTNLHCLALVARHHGVDLAPERLQHDYAVGNDPVAMRQLLRMAKDAGLRARHLTLDWRSLFQLGEAFPVLAELTNGNWVVIAGAVGSGEDERIRVLDPLASRAEVMMLSEEQFAKAWLGSVILLKRNYRMSDEDRPFGFRWFVPEIIKQRSFFRDVALAAFVLYGLGLTTPIFFQLVIDKVLVHQSYATLTVLTAGIAIALVFDATFTFLRRYLLLYATNRIDIRVATRTFGHLLNLPIALFEHASAGVLVKHMQQTGRIREFLTGRLFLTLLDGVSLLVFVPILLLYSVKLTLVVLGFAALVGLVVMMLVGPFQRRLQALYQAEGDRQALLVETVHGMRTVKSLALEPRQRKVWDDYSAQSISVRFRVDKISTIAQAMTGLLEKLMSVAIIGLGALDVFSGAMTIGALVAFNMLAGRVSGPLVQIVTMVHEYQEVALSVRMLGEIMNQRPEQAGRGRGVRPHLQGRIEFDRVSFRYGPDSAPALDNVSFAIPAGCLFGVVGKSGSGKTTITRLIQGLYQSQEGLVRMDGYDSREIDLVHLRTSIGVVLQDSFLFRGSVRENIAAAKPDASIEEIMEVARIAGAEEFIERLPRGFDTMLEENASNLSGGQKQRLAIARALITDPKLLIFDEATSALDPDSEAIIRDNLSRIAAGRTVIIVSHRLSTLVDADAILVIERGKVADIGRHDQLVSRCMTYRQLWSQQMRQVA, from the coding sequence ATGAGTGGTTTTCTGCATACCAACCTGCACTGTCTTGCACTGGTCGCGCGTCATCACGGCGTCGATCTTGCTCCTGAACGATTGCAGCACGATTATGCCGTCGGCAACGATCCTGTTGCCATGCGGCAGCTGCTGCGCATGGCCAAGGATGCCGGCCTCAGGGCAAGGCATCTGACACTCGACTGGCGATCCCTGTTCCAACTCGGCGAGGCCTTCCCGGTGCTCGCAGAGCTGACGAACGGCAATTGGGTGGTCATCGCCGGCGCTGTCGGGAGCGGGGAGGATGAGAGAATCCGCGTACTCGACCCGCTGGCGTCACGCGCCGAGGTGATGATGCTCAGCGAAGAGCAGTTCGCCAAGGCCTGGCTCGGGTCGGTGATCCTGCTGAAGCGCAACTATCGCATGTCCGATGAGGACCGGCCCTTCGGCTTCCGCTGGTTCGTCCCCGAGATCATCAAGCAGCGCAGCTTCTTCCGAGACGTTGCGCTCGCCGCCTTCGTGCTCTACGGGCTGGGGCTGACGACGCCGATCTTCTTTCAGCTCGTCATCGACAAGGTGCTGGTGCATCAGAGCTATGCGACGCTGACGGTTCTGACGGCGGGCATCGCGATCGCGCTCGTCTTCGACGCGACCTTCACCTTCCTGCGCCGCTATTTGCTGCTCTATGCGACGAACAGGATCGACATCCGCGTCGCGACCCGCACCTTCGGCCATCTGCTCAACCTGCCGATCGCGCTCTTCGAGCATGCCTCGGCCGGCGTTCTCGTCAAGCATATGCAGCAGACCGGGCGCATCCGCGAATTCCTGACCGGCCGGCTGTTTCTCACGCTCCTGGATGGCGTTTCGCTGCTGGTCTTCGTGCCGATCTTGCTTCTTTACAGCGTCAAGCTGACGCTTGTCGTGCTCGGTTTCGCAGCCCTCGTCGGGCTCGTGGTGATGATGCTCGTCGGGCCGTTCCAGCGCCGGTTGCAGGCACTCTACCAGGCCGAAGGCGACCGGCAGGCATTGCTCGTGGAAACCGTGCATGGCATGCGCACCGTCAAATCGCTGGCGCTGGAGCCGCGCCAGCGCAAGGTGTGGGACGATTATTCGGCTCAGTCGATCTCCGTGCGTTTCCGGGTCGACAAGATCTCGACCATCGCCCAGGCGATGACCGGACTGCTGGAGAAGCTGATGAGCGTCGCGATCATCGGCCTCGGCGCGCTCGATGTCTTCAGCGGCGCGATGACGATCGGCGCGCTGGTCGCCTTCAACATGCTCGCCGGCCGGGTTTCGGGACCACTGGTGCAGATCGTCACAATGGTGCACGAATATCAGGAAGTCGCGCTCTCCGTGCGCATGCTCGGCGAGATCATGAACCAGCGGCCGGAGCAGGCGGGCCGCGGACGAGGTGTTCGGCCGCATCTGCAGGGCCGCATCGAATTCGACAGGGTCAGCTTCCGTTACGGCCCGGATAGCGCGCCGGCGCTCGATAATGTCTCCTTTGCCATTCCGGCGGGCTGCCTCTTCGGCGTGGTCGGCAAGAGCGGCTCGGGCAAGACGACGATCACAAGGCTCATCCAGGGGCTCTATCAGAGCCAGGAAGGCCTCGTGCGCATGGATGGCTATGACAGCCGCGAGATCGACCTCGTGCATCTGAGAACGAGCATCGGCGTCGTGCTGCAGGATAGTTTCCTGTTTCGCGGCTCGGTGCGCGAAAATATTGCCGCCGCCAAGCCCGATGCCAGCATCGAGGAGATCATGGAAGTTGCCCGCATCGCCGGCGCCGAGGAGTTCATCGAGCGCCTGCCGCGCGGCTTTGACACGATGCTGGAGGAAAACGCCTCCAACCTGTCAGGCGGCCAGAAGCAGCGGCTTGCCATTGCCCGCGCGCTTATCACCGATCCGAAGCTGTTGATCTTCGACGAGGCGACGAGCGCGCTCGACCCCGACAGTGAGGCGATCATCCGCGATAATCTGAGCCGCATCGCCGCCGGCCGCACCGTCATCATCGTATCCCACCGGCTTTCGACGCTCGTCGATGCCGATGCCATTCTCGTCATCGAGCGTGGCAAGGTTGCCGATATCGGCCGGCATGATCAGCTTGTATCGCGCTGCATGACCTATCGCCAACTATGGTCCCAGCAGATGAGGCAGGTTGCATGA
- a CDS encoding epoxide hydrolase family protein — protein sequence MSHVQPNVTRRTLLAVAASASAIGMIPEAFAATGALPALRPFKFIATEDQLVDLHRRVAATRWPDEENVTDDSQGVRLDTIKKLAKHWKSHNWRKVEARLNAFPQFITEIDGLDIHFIHVKSKHANALPIIITHGWPGSIIEQLKIIEPLTDPTSHGGTEADAFHVVIPSLPGYGFSGKPRQTGWNPPRIAKAWAALMERLGYNKYVAQGGDWGNAVTELMAVQQPKGLLGIHTNMAATVPAEISKALATGAPPVGLGPDEKRAWDQLVDFNQNGLGYAIEMNNRPQTLYGIADSPIGLAAWMLDHDIRSYRMIARSIDGEKEGLSPDDVLDNVTLYWLTNTAISSGRLYWDNAHHPTGGFFDPRGIKIPVAVSAFPDEIYQAPQSWAEMAYPNLIHYNRLSKGGHFAAWEQPELFTSELRASFAPLRDQI from the coding sequence ATGTCCCACGTACAGCCGAATGTCACCCGTCGAACACTGCTTGCGGTCGCTGCGTCCGCGAGCGCTATCGGGATGATTCCCGAAGCGTTCGCAGCCACCGGTGCATTACCCGCTCTCCGACCCTTCAAGTTCATCGCGACCGAGGACCAGCTCGTCGATCTTCATCGCCGCGTTGCTGCCACCCGCTGGCCGGACGAGGAGAACGTTACGGACGACAGTCAGGGTGTCAGGCTCGACACAATCAAGAAGCTCGCCAAGCATTGGAAAAGCCACAACTGGCGCAAGGTCGAGGCCCGGCTTAACGCCTTCCCGCAGTTCATCACGGAGATCGACGGCCTCGACATCCATTTCATCCACGTCAAGTCGAAGCACGCAAATGCGCTGCCGATCATCATCACCCATGGCTGGCCAGGCTCTATCATCGAGCAGTTAAAGATCATCGAGCCGCTGACTGATCCGACGTCCCACGGCGGCACCGAAGCCGACGCCTTCCACGTGGTCATCCCGTCGCTGCCAGGGTACGGGTTCTCGGGAAAGCCCCGTCAAACAGGTTGGAACCCACCGCGCATCGCAAAGGCTTGGGCGGCCCTCATGGAGCGTCTCGGTTACAACAAATATGTCGCTCAAGGAGGCGACTGGGGTAATGCCGTAACCGAATTGATGGCGGTGCAGCAACCCAAGGGACTTCTCGGCATCCATACCAACATGGCGGCGACGGTGCCTGCGGAAATCTCGAAGGCACTCGCAACGGGCGCCCCGCCTGTCGGCCTCGGTCCGGACGAGAAGCGTGCTTGGGACCAACTCGTCGATTTCAACCAAAATGGCCTTGGTTACGCAATCGAGATGAACAATCGCCCCCAGACCCTTTACGGCATTGCCGACTCGCCGATCGGCCTCGCCGCCTGGATGCTCGACCATGACATCCGCAGCTACCGGATGATCGCCCGATCCATCGACGGAGAGAAGGAGGGACTGTCGCCCGACGATGTACTGGACAACGTCACGCTCTACTGGCTGACGAACACGGCGATCTCCTCGGGCCGTCTCTACTGGGACAACGCCCACCACCCGACGGGTGGCTTCTTCGATCCGCGCGGAATCAAGATTCCGGTCGCTGTCAGCGCCTTCCCGGACGAAATCTACCAGGCGCCGCAAAGCTGGGCTGAAATGGCCTATCCTAATCTGATCCACTACAACCGACTGTCGAAAGGCGGGCACTTCGCCGCGTGGGAGCAGCCCGAACTGTTCACCTCCGAACTTCGCGCTTCGTTCGCGCCGCTACGGGATCAGATCTGA
- a CDS encoding HlyD family type I secretion periplasmic adaptor subunit: MNAHIRKPSENLPVPSGNGPSDKAPSDGGRQLTARPPLPPAIAEFQSDAVELEERAPPRVARMTLYCVTALIASAIIWASVSSIDEVVIAPGKLVTTQPTIVVQPLETSIIRTIEVKAGEVVHAGQTLATLDATFSQADVDQQQAKFSALDAQVRRIEAELAGDDYTAAGTPDQMLQAQLFGQRRAFYVAQLQNFEQQIAGQSAALAASKNQEAVLNDRRDGLSQIEAARERLYNKQSGSLITLLGSRDARLDVESDLTAVRGRADEAAHAYAKLRADRQAFIEDFRRAAMEQLVELRGQRDMADEELKKMALRRNMVVLTAPADSVVLDLAQRSVGSVVREAEPVVTLVPINVPLEAEVSINTRDIGRVAVGKEARIKLDAYPFQKYGTATGEVRTISQDTFLTGQQEAATSQPAAPFFKARILLADTRLNATDVPVRLLPGMTVTTEIKVGNRTVISYFLYPLLRGLDNAIREP, from the coding sequence ATGAACGCGCACATCAGAAAACCCAGCGAGAACCTGCCGGTCCCTTCAGGCAATGGCCCTTCAGACAAGGCGCCCTCAGACGGGGGAAGGCAACTGACGGCCCGCCCGCCGCTGCCGCCGGCAATTGCGGAATTCCAATCCGATGCCGTCGAGCTCGAGGAACGTGCGCCGCCCAGAGTTGCACGCATGACGCTCTATTGCGTAACCGCGCTGATTGCTTCGGCGATCATCTGGGCCTCGGTCTCGTCGATCGACGAGGTGGTGATCGCGCCTGGCAAGCTCGTCACCACCCAGCCGACCATCGTCGTCCAGCCGCTCGAAACCTCGATCATCCGCACCATCGAGGTGAAGGCCGGCGAAGTGGTGCATGCCGGCCAGACGCTCGCCACCCTCGACGCCACTTTCAGCCAGGCCGATGTCGACCAGCAGCAGGCGAAGTTCTCCGCGCTCGACGCCCAGGTGAGGCGCATCGAGGCCGAGCTTGCCGGCGACGATTACACGGCGGCAGGTACGCCCGACCAGATGCTGCAAGCGCAGCTCTTCGGCCAACGACGGGCCTTCTACGTGGCGCAGCTGCAGAATTTCGAGCAACAGATAGCCGGCCAGTCGGCCGCTCTTGCGGCGAGCAAGAACCAGGAGGCTGTGCTCAATGACAGGCGCGATGGGCTCTCGCAGATCGAGGCGGCGCGGGAGCGGCTCTATAATAAGCAGAGCGGCTCGCTGATCACGCTGCTCGGCTCGCGCGATGCCCGCCTCGACGTCGAATCCGATCTGACGGCCGTTCGCGGCCGGGCCGACGAGGCCGCACACGCCTATGCCAAGCTGAGGGCCGACCGGCAGGCCTTCATCGAGGATTTCCGCCGGGCGGCGATGGAGCAATTGGTGGAGCTGCGCGGCCAGCGTGACATGGCGGACGAGGAACTCAAGAAGATGGCACTGCGCCGCAACATGGTCGTGCTGACGGCGCCGGCCGATTCCGTCGTGCTCGACCTGGCGCAGCGCTCGGTCGGTTCGGTGGTGCGGGAGGCGGAGCCGGTGGTCACACTCGTGCCCATTAACGTGCCGCTGGAAGCGGAAGTCTCGATCAACACGCGTGATATCGGCCGGGTGGCCGTCGGCAAGGAAGCCCGTATCAAGCTCGATGCCTATCCGTTCCAGAAATACGGCACCGCGACAGGCGAGGTGAGGACCATCAGCCAGGACACCTTCCTCACGGGCCAGCAGGAGGCCGCCACCAGCCAGCCGGCCGCCCCCTTCTTCAAGGCGCGGATCCTGCTTGCCGATACACGGCTGAATGCCACGGACGTGCCGGTGCGGCTGCTTCCCGGCATGACTGTGACCACGGAAATCAAGGTCGGCAACCGTACGGTGATCTCCTATTTTCTGTATCCGCTGCTACGTGGCCTCGACAACGCAATACGCGAGCCGTAG
- a CDS encoding GTP-binding protein — translation MMSADNRLPVTVLAGFLGAGKTTILNHVLRNREGRRVAVIVNDMSEVNIDADLVRDGGANLSRTDETLVELTNGCICCTLRDDLLNEVRRLAAAGRFDYLLIEGTGIAEPLPVAATFSFRDESGAALCDVARLDTMVSVVDAVNLLADYASAEFLRDRGESRDGDDERKLVELLVEQIEFADVVVINKAQDVPPAALAEVRRIVAALNPDARVIETGFGRLTLDAILNTGLFSEARAARHPLWHKELFGWGDHVPETEEYGISSFVYRGRRPFDPSRLRDFLDRKWQGLIRAKGHFWMATRPDEIGLLSIAGTQCRIDTKGFWWTSVPKAQWPRYPQFRQLLDRHWDEVWGDRRQELVFIGAGFDEEAIRTALDDCLTGEETGFDPQTAAGLRDPFPAWQHAH, via the coding sequence ATGATGAGTGCAGACAACAGACTTCCGGTGACGGTCCTTGCCGGTTTTCTTGGCGCCGGCAAGACGACGATCCTCAACCATGTCCTGCGCAATCGCGAGGGGCGCCGGGTCGCCGTCATCGTCAACGACATGAGCGAGGTGAATATCGATGCCGATCTGGTGCGCGACGGAGGCGCCAACCTGTCGCGGACGGACGAGACGCTGGTGGAGCTCACCAATGGCTGCATCTGCTGCACATTGCGCGACGATCTCCTGAACGAAGTGCGCCGCCTCGCCGCCGCCGGCCGCTTCGATTATCTGCTGATCGAAGGCACCGGGATCGCCGAGCCGCTACCGGTCGCAGCCACCTTCTCCTTCCGCGACGAGAGCGGGGCCGCCCTCTGCGATGTCGCGCGGCTCGACACGATGGTTTCCGTCGTCGATGCGGTCAATCTTCTGGCTGATTATGCGAGCGCGGAATTCCTGCGGGATCGCGGCGAGAGCCGGGACGGAGACGACGAGCGCAAGCTGGTGGAACTGCTCGTCGAGCAGATCGAGTTCGCCGATGTGGTGGTCATCAACAAGGCGCAGGATGTGCCGCCTGCAGCGCTTGCCGAGGTTCGCCGCATCGTTGCCGCACTCAACCCCGATGCCCGTGTCATCGAGACCGGCTTCGGCCGTCTGACACTCGACGCCATCCTGAATACCGGCCTCTTCAGCGAAGCCAGAGCTGCTCGCCATCCGCTGTGGCACAAAGAACTTTTCGGCTGGGGCGACCATGTGCCGGAGACGGAGGAATACGGTATTTCGAGCTTCGTCTATCGCGGCCGCCGGCCGTTCGATCCCTCCAGGTTGCGGGATTTTCTCGACAGGAAATGGCAGGGCCTCATCCGCGCGAAGGGCCATTTCTGGATGGCGACAAGGCCCGACGAGATCGGCCTGCTGTCGATTGCCGGCACGCAGTGCCGCATCGACACCAAAGGCTTCTGGTGGACGTCCGTGCCGAAGGCGCAATGGCCGCGTTATCCTCAATTCCGCCAGCTACTCGACCGGCATTGGGACGAGGTCTGGGGCGACCGCCGCCAGGAACTGGTCTTCATCGGCGCCGGCTTCGACGAGGAAGCCATCCGCACCGCGCTCGACGACTGCCTGACCGGTGAGGAGACAGGCTTCGATCCGCAGACCGCCGCCGGGCTTCGGGACCCGTTTCCGGCGTGGCAGCACGCACATTGA
- a CDS encoding LysR family transcriptional regulator: MDRIDAMKVFVTAVEEGSLAGAARKLKRSPTAISRALGLLEQHVGVELLHRTTRSLKLSEAGQRYVEACRRVLVDLEEADMVAGSERSSPRGTLTISAPPILGEEVLRPILDAFLRDHSSVSVRLLMLDRFVNLVDEGVDAALRIGNLTDSSHIATRIGGDVRRVVVAAPQYLESHPAIDELSDLTKHDLIAFSNFGLESWSFAPTEGSSVPRTVHFAPRYLVNSVRAAAASAAEGMGVTRLYSYHVAEYVRAGHLRIILSHAEPPALPVHILTPQGRAAVPKVRTFIDFAVPRLRAELGRIAAESGSLV, from the coding sequence ATGGATCGTATAGATGCAATGAAGGTCTTTGTCACCGCAGTCGAAGAAGGCAGCTTGGCGGGCGCTGCTCGCAAGCTGAAGCGATCCCCGACGGCGATCAGCCGAGCATTGGGTCTGCTTGAACAACATGTTGGCGTAGAACTACTTCACCGGACGACGCGAAGTCTGAAGCTCAGCGAAGCGGGCCAGCGGTACGTCGAAGCCTGCCGGAGGGTGCTGGTCGATCTCGAGGAGGCCGACATGGTCGCAGGTTCGGAGCGATCCTCGCCTCGTGGGACGCTGACCATCTCCGCACCGCCCATTTTGGGCGAGGAGGTGCTGCGGCCTATTCTCGACGCCTTCCTAAGGGATCATTCAAGCGTCTCAGTTCGGCTTCTGATGCTCGATCGCTTCGTGAACCTGGTCGACGAAGGCGTGGACGCTGCGCTTCGAATCGGCAACCTCACGGACTCGTCGCACATCGCCACCCGCATCGGTGGCGATGTGCGGCGCGTGGTGGTGGCCGCCCCGCAATACCTCGAAAGTCATCCCGCAATCGATGAGCTTTCCGATCTAACCAAACACGACCTCATCGCCTTCTCGAATTTCGGTCTCGAATCCTGGAGCTTTGCGCCAACCGAGGGTTCTTCCGTCCCGAGGACCGTCCACTTCGCTCCCCGTTACCTTGTCAACAGTGTTCGGGCCGCCGCGGCATCGGCGGCGGAGGGAATGGGCGTGACGCGTCTCTATTCCTACCATGTCGCTGAATACGTCCGCGCCGGCCATCTGAGGATCATTCTTTCGCACGCCGAGCCACCTGCGTTGCCCGTTCATATCCTGACCCCTCAGGGCCGTGCAGCCGTTCCCAAGGTGCGAACATTCATTGACTTTGCGGTACCGCGTCTACGGGCGGAACTTGGACGCATCGCGGCGGAGTCCGGCAGCCTTGTGTAA